The genome window CAGCGGATGTTTTTTCTGATGGAGAACATGTTGATTCTATAGCAATTACCAAGGGTAAAGGATTCCAGGGACCAGTTAAAAGGTGGGGAGTCAGAATACAATATGGAAAAGCAGCAAGAAGTAGTAAAGGAAGGCATGTTGGTTCTTTAGGTCCATGGTCACCGGAAAGAACAATGTGGACTGTTCCACAAGCTGGTCAGATGGGATATCATAAAAGAACTGAATATAATAAAAAAATTCTTAAAATAGGCGATGCATCTGAAGCAGACGCTGTTAATCCCGACGGTGGATTTGTTAAATATGGTCTTGTGAAAAACAACTATATTATAGTTAAAGGATCACTTCCAGGTCCTTCAAAAAGACTTGTAATATTAAGAAAAGCAATGAGACCTCACAGAAAGCATAACGATGCACCTGTAATATCATTTATCTCAACTGCCTCAAAACAGGGAGTCTGAGTCATATTTGGAATTAATTAAAGAGGGATATTAGATGAAAAAAATCAAAGTTTATTCATTAGAAGGCGAAGTCATTGATGAAATCAAGCTGCCTGATATTTTCAACGAAGAATTCAGACCAGATATCATTAAAAGAGCAGTAATTTCCTCACAAACAGCAAGAATTCAACCATGGGGGACAGATCCTATGGCTGGAAAAAGAACAACTGCAGAATCTTATGGTTCCGGCCGTGGTGCAGCAATGGTACCTCGTGTAAAGGGAAGCAGACACCCTGCAGGTTCAAAGGCAGCTTTTGTGCCCCAAGCTGTAGGTGGTAGGAGAGCACATCCACCAAGGGCTCAGAAAGTTTATCATGAAAAAATAAACAGGAAAGAAAGAAGATTGGCAATAAGATCAGCTATTGCTGCAACTACAAACAGAGAACTGGTAGAAAACAGAGGTCATAAAATCGAAAACGTACCTCAGGTTCCATTTGTAGTTGACGATGAATTTGCAAAAATCAAAAGCACCAAAGAAACAAGAGAAATATTCAAAAAACTTGGAATAATGGATGATATTGTCAGAGCAAAAACAGGTAAGAAAATAAGAGCTGGAAAAGGTAAAATGAGGGGCCGAAAATACAAAGTACCAAAAGGACCACTCATAGTTGTTGGGGAAGATAAGGGAATAAGCTTAGGTGCTAGAAATCATCCTGGTGTTGATATAGTATCCGTTGAAAACCTGAACACAGAACTTTTAGCTCCAGGTACACATCCCGGAAGGTTTACAATATATACCCGATCTGCAATTGAAAGGTTAGGTGAATTATTCCAATAATAAAGAGGACGTGTAAAAATGGATCCTTATGCAATAATAATAAAACCACACTTAACAGAAAAAAGCATGAATGCAATTGATCAAAATAATGAACTTACTTTCACCGTACTGCGAACTGCAAAAAAATCTGAGATTAAAAGTGCATTTGAAGACCTTTACGCTGTAAAAGTTGAAAGAGTTAACACTCAGATTACTTCAAAGGGTGAGAAAGTAGCTTACATTAAACTTGCAGCTGAACACAGCGCAGAGGATATAGCAGTTAAAATGGGTGTATTCTAATACTCATCGCTGCAATTAGATTAATATCCGCAAATACCTTTTAAGGTCATGTATGGAGGAATATAAATGGGAAAACGTTTAAAATCACAAAGAAGAGGGAGAGGAACTCCCACTTACAAGAGTGCATCGCACCGTTTTAAAGGAAAGATCGAATACAGATCATATGATAATATAGAAAAAGAAGGCAGTTTAAAAGGAAAAGTTGCCGATATAATTCATGATCCTGGACGTACT of Methanobacterium sp. contains these proteins:
- the rpl4p gene encoding 50S ribosomal protein L4, yielding MKKIKVYSLEGEVIDEIKLPDIFNEEFRPDIIKRAVISSQTARIQPWGTDPMAGKRTTAESYGSGRGAAMVPRVKGSRHPAGSKAAFVPQAVGGRRAHPPRAQKVYHEKINRKERRLAIRSAIAATTNRELVENRGHKIENVPQVPFVVDDEFAKIKSTKETREIFKKLGIMDDIVRAKTGKKIRAGKGKMRGRKYKVPKGPLIVVGEDKGISLGARNHPGVDIVSVENLNTELLAPGTHPGRFTIYTRSAIERLGELFQ
- a CDS encoding 50S ribosomal protein L23; the encoded protein is MDPYAIIIKPHLTEKSMNAIDQNNELTFTVLRTAKKSEIKSAFEDLYAVKVERVNTQITSKGEKVAYIKLAAEHSAEDIAVKMGVF